Proteins from a genomic interval of Anolis sagrei isolate rAnoSag1 chromosome 1, rAnoSag1.mat, whole genome shotgun sequence:
- the FKBP1B gene encoding peptidyl-prolyl cis-trans isomerase FKBP1B has product MGVDVETITPGDGRTFPKKGQSCVVHYTGMLQNGKKFDSSRDRNKPFRFKIGRQEVIKGFEEGAAQMSLGQRAKLTCTPDVAYGPTGHPGVIPPNATLIFDVELLRIE; this is encoded by the exons ATGGGGGTGGACGTGGAGACCATCACCCCAGGAGACG GTCGGACATTTCCAAAGAAAGGCCAGAGTTGTGTGGTCCATTACACAG GGATGCTACAAAACGGAAAGAAGTTTGATTCCTCCAGAGATCGAAACAAGCCCTTCAGGTTCAAGATTGGCAGACAAGAAGTCATTAAAGGATTTGAAGAGGGAGCTGCACAG ATGAGCCTTGGACAAAGAGCAAAGCTAACCTGTACCCCTGACGTGGCGTATGGACCCACAGGCCACCCTGGAGTTATCCCACCCAACGCTACTCTCATTTTTGATGTGGAGCTGCTTCGGATAGAGTAA